The following are encoded together in the Gordonia insulae genome:
- a CDS encoding YraN family protein, producing the protein MSDNASRPRSAGPGPRPDRAHIGRIGEDLAAEHLRAQGWTVLERNWRNRYGELDLIAVDGSVLVIVEVKTRASKVFDDPAHAVTPLKLARMRRLTQLWLAGHREQWWSEIRFDVVSVQLDSRHPAAVERATVRHHRGVFE; encoded by the coding sequence ATGAGCGACAACGCATCTCGACCACGATCGGCGGGCCCGGGCCCGCGGCCCGATCGCGCACACATCGGTCGCATCGGCGAGGACCTGGCCGCTGAGCACTTGCGGGCCCAGGGGTGGACGGTGCTGGAGCGCAACTGGCGCAACCGATACGGCGAACTCGACCTCATCGCGGTCGACGGGTCGGTGCTGGTCATCGTGGAGGTGAAGACTCGGGCATCGAAGGTCTTCGACGACCCGGCACACGCGGTCACCCCGCTCAAACTCGCCCGGATGCGGCGGTTGACCCAACTGTGGCTGGCCGGTCACCGCGAACAATGGTGGAGCGAGATCCGCTTCGACGTCGTTTCAGTGCAACTGGATTCGCGGCACCCGGCGGCGGTCGAGCGTGCGACGGTTCGCCACCACCGCGGGGTGTTCGAGTGA
- the dprA gene encoding DNA-processing protein DprA, which produces MGGITDEERSAWAYLARVAEPPCSAVESLCAEIGPVAAAAAIRARSVPAGHESVLAATAGRAEIDTSAEDLEVADRIGARLITRDDAEWPGWPLLALSTADTSARGGEPLALWARGPRRLDDMASTAIALVGSRAASGYGEQVTSTLASGLAMEDWTVTSGGAYGIDGVAHRAALASGGPTMAVMACGIDRDYPAGHARLLAEIAEHGLVISEYPPGTTAAKHRFLTRNRLVAAMSDAVIVVEAGRRSGAANTAAWARKLGRPLGAVPGPVTSATSVGCHQMIADDLAQLVTDTRSVIALATPDGAAESGRGRPRATDGLAPEEQRVHDAIPGRGAVTIEEIAFSAGLDIATVRSALARMDVRGLIVNDSGTWRLA; this is translated from the coding sequence ATGGGTGGCATCACCGACGAGGAGCGGAGTGCCTGGGCATACCTGGCACGGGTCGCCGAACCGCCCTGTTCCGCGGTCGAATCACTCTGCGCCGAGATCGGTCCGGTCGCCGCTGCGGCCGCGATCCGCGCACGCTCGGTACCCGCCGGTCACGAGTCGGTCCTCGCGGCGACGGCCGGCCGCGCGGAGATCGACACATCCGCAGAGGACCTGGAGGTCGCTGATCGGATCGGGGCGCGACTGATCACCCGCGACGACGCCGAGTGGCCGGGGTGGCCGCTGTTGGCACTGAGCACCGCCGACACGAGCGCACGTGGCGGTGAGCCGCTGGCACTGTGGGCACGTGGTCCGCGACGACTCGACGACATGGCGTCCACCGCGATCGCGCTCGTGGGTTCGCGGGCCGCGTCCGGATACGGGGAGCAGGTGACCTCGACGCTCGCCTCCGGTCTGGCGATGGAGGATTGGACGGTGACCTCCGGTGGTGCCTACGGCATCGACGGTGTCGCCCACCGCGCGGCGCTGGCATCGGGTGGGCCGACGATGGCGGTGATGGCCTGCGGGATCGACCGTGACTACCCGGCCGGCCATGCGAGGCTCCTCGCGGAGATCGCCGAGCACGGTCTCGTCATCTCGGAGTACCCGCCCGGTACCACGGCCGCGAAACATCGCTTCCTCACCCGCAATCGACTCGTGGCGGCGATGTCGGATGCAGTGATCGTCGTCGAGGCCGGTCGTCGATCGGGTGCCGCGAACACGGCAGCGTGGGCGCGCAAGCTGGGTCGTCCGCTGGGCGCGGTGCCGGGGCCGGTGACATCGGCGACCTCGGTCGGCTGCCATCAGATGATCGCCGACGATCTTGCGCAACTGGTCACCGACACCCGGTCGGTCATCGCGCTCGCCACACCCGACGGCGCCGCCGAATCCGGTCGCGGCCGACCACGTGCCACCGACGGACTGGCTCCGGAGGAACAGCGGGTGCACGACGCCATCCCCGGACGCGGTGCGGTCACCATCGAGGAGATCGCCTTCTCGGCCGGACTCGACATCGCGACGGTGCGTTCGGCGCTGGCGCGGATGGATGTCCGTGGTCTCATCGTCAACGACAGTGGCACATGGCGGTTGGCATGA
- a CDS encoding TetR/AcrR family transcriptional regulator, with protein sequence MTESSLSRRGSRLTVDDWLDAAMQVLISEGVGAIKISRLCDRLGVTKGSFYWHFTDIAALMKALADHCRRVEDAAQKTLADLHELPPADRIEAMVQLVSDPRRWTVESAVRTWAETDESIATTVAAIDDQVFRIAHEAMRDLGFEEPEAHARATTLLYAGIGYLHARPRHGPASEDDKRIFIDLLTGR encoded by the coding sequence ATGACGGAGTCGTCGCTGTCCCGGCGCGGGTCCCGGCTCACCGTCGACGACTGGCTCGACGCCGCGATGCAGGTCCTCATCAGCGAGGGCGTCGGCGCGATCAAGATCTCGCGTCTCTGCGACCGTCTCGGTGTCACCAAGGGCAGCTTCTACTGGCACTTCACCGACATCGCCGCGCTGATGAAAGCCTTGGCCGATCACTGCCGACGGGTGGAGGACGCGGCGCAGAAGACGCTCGCCGACCTGCACGAGCTGCCACCGGCGGATCGTATCGAGGCGATGGTTCAGCTGGTGTCGGACCCGCGGCGCTGGACCGTCGAGTCCGCGGTCCGGACCTGGGCCGAGACCGACGAGTCGATCGCGACCACCGTCGCCGCGATCGATGACCAGGTCTTCCGGATCGCCCATGAGGCGATGCGCGATCTCGGCTTCGAGGAGCCGGAAGCCCACGCCCGCGCGACGACCCTGCTCTACGCCGGCATCGGCTACCTGCACGCACGTCCCCGGCACGGGCCGGCGAGCGAGGACGACAAGCGGATCTTCATCGACCTGCTGACCGGTCGCTGA
- a CDS encoding YifB family Mg chelatase-like AAA ATPase, translating to MSGKGLTTGLGCAHSVGLNAFVANDIEIQANVGQGLPGFAVTGKVDASLREARDRVRAAIANSALKFPDMKVTVSLAPADLPKSGSSFDLGMAVAILAATGQVTKTRMRRTVFLGELGLDGGLRPVRGVLPALKKARDSGFTHAVVPMPNVAEAALVADLDVGGAHTLGEVVRWLAGDHVLDTVTDAANIPPPPDIDDMADVAGQSEARHALEIAAAGAHHVLMTGPPGIGKTMLARRLPGILPPLGAEESLEVTAIHSIAGTLRAGHPLITEAPFISPHHTTSVTALLGGGTGLARPGAISRAHRGVLFLDECAEMGPKVLDSLRQPLEEGEVRVSRRDGVATYPARFQLIMAANPCPCAPAHDIDCVCSALARRRYLGKLSGPLMDRVDIRVRMDPPGNSALMNSVEESSTAMRSRVAQARGAALERWRDHGWLTNAEVPGSALRQRFRLPPAVLRPIELFLRDGRVTARGADRAIRLAWTLADLKGCGQPSETEIAEALLYRDRGGR from the coding sequence GTGAGCGGGAAGGGTCTGACAACCGGGCTCGGCTGCGCCCACTCGGTGGGACTCAACGCGTTCGTCGCGAACGACATCGAGATCCAGGCCAACGTCGGCCAGGGGCTCCCCGGCTTCGCTGTCACCGGCAAGGTCGACGCATCGCTGCGGGAGGCCCGCGATCGGGTCCGTGCGGCGATCGCCAACAGCGCGTTGAAGTTTCCCGACATGAAGGTGACGGTGTCGCTCGCGCCGGCGGATCTCCCCAAGAGCGGGTCCTCATTCGATCTGGGAATGGCGGTGGCAATTCTCGCGGCGACCGGGCAGGTCACCAAGACCAGGATGCGCCGCACGGTCTTCCTCGGCGAACTCGGCCTCGATGGTGGACTCCGGCCGGTCCGGGGCGTGTTGCCCGCGTTGAAGAAGGCCCGCGATAGCGGTTTCACACATGCGGTGGTGCCGATGCCGAATGTCGCCGAGGCGGCCCTGGTCGCCGACCTCGATGTCGGTGGAGCACACACCCTGGGGGAGGTGGTGCGCTGGTTGGCGGGAGACCATGTACTCGACACGGTGACCGACGCCGCGAACATCCCGCCGCCGCCCGACATCGACGACATGGCCGACGTGGCGGGCCAGTCCGAGGCGCGCCACGCACTCGAGATCGCGGCTGCCGGTGCGCATCACGTCTTGATGACCGGTCCGCCGGGGATCGGCAAGACGATGCTCGCCCGGCGTCTCCCCGGCATCCTTCCGCCGCTGGGCGCGGAAGAGTCCCTGGAGGTGACCGCGATCCATTCGATCGCGGGCACCTTGCGTGCGGGCCATCCACTGATCACCGAGGCGCCCTTCATCTCGCCCCACCACACGACGTCGGTGACCGCGTTGCTCGGTGGTGGTACCGGGCTCGCCCGACCCGGTGCCATCTCGCGCGCACATCGCGGGGTGCTGTTCCTCGACGAGTGTGCGGAGATGGGGCCGAAGGTGCTCGATTCGCTTCGACAACCGTTGGAAGAAGGCGAGGTCCGGGTATCCCGACGCGACGGGGTGGCGACCTACCCCGCCCGGTTCCAGCTGATAATGGCGGCGAATCCCTGCCCGTGCGCGCCGGCCCACGACATCGACTGCGTGTGCTCGGCACTGGCTCGCCGACGTTATCTGGGCAAATTGTCCGGGCCGTTGATGGACCGCGTCGACATCCGTGTCCGGATGGATCCACCGGGCAACTCGGCGCTGATGAACTCCGTCGAGGAATCCAGTACGGCGATGCGTTCGCGTGTGGCCCAGGCCCGTGGTGCGGCGCTCGAACGATGGCGCGACCACGGCTGGCTCACCAACGCCGAGGTTCCGGGATCTGCTCTGCGTCAACGCTTCCGGCTGCCACCGGCCGTGCTCCGTCCGATCGAGCTGTTCTTGCGGGACGGTCGGGTGACCGCGCGCGGTGCGGATCGGGCGATCCGACTGGCCTGGACCCTTGCCGATCTCAAGGGGTGCGGTCAGCCATCCGAAACCGAGATCGCGGAGGCCCTGCTGTATCGGGACAGAGGAGGACGCTGA
- a CDS encoding siderophore-interacting protein, whose translation MAKQMNTMTVLRREQLSPHFVRLYLGGDEFDTFIPAGEPDSWDTDLYIKFAFGPDGAPFAGGEFDRKLVRLMRPEQQPVLRTYTVRSVDLERREIAVDFVVHGDEGIAGPWAAAVEPGTTVRFLGPGSGYRPNSAAPWHLLACDEAGLPAVAAALESLPHDAVAKVFIEVAGPDDELPLTAPVGAEIVWVHRGGPAGEVDDDVAGDNAPLIAAVRGAEWLDGEPHVFIHGEAQAVMHNLRGYIRKERGVGAKNASISGYWRRGRTEEGFRKWKSDLRAEEEASGVSA comes from the coding sequence ATGGCCAAACAAATGAACACGATGACGGTGCTCCGCCGTGAGCAGCTCAGCCCGCACTTCGTCCGCCTGTACCTCGGCGGCGACGAGTTCGACACGTTCATTCCCGCAGGTGAGCCCGACAGCTGGGACACCGACCTGTACATCAAGTTCGCCTTCGGCCCCGATGGTGCACCCTTCGCGGGCGGCGAGTTCGACCGCAAGCTGGTGCGCCTGATGCGTCCGGAGCAGCAGCCGGTCCTGCGCACCTACACGGTCCGGTCGGTGGACCTCGAACGCCGGGAGATCGCCGTCGACTTCGTCGTGCACGGTGACGAGGGCATCGCCGGGCCGTGGGCGGCCGCCGTCGAGCCCGGCACGACCGTGCGGTTCCTCGGCCCGGGCAGCGGCTATCGCCCGAATTCCGCGGCGCCGTGGCACCTGCTGGCCTGCGACGAGGCGGGGCTGCCCGCGGTCGCGGCCGCGCTGGAATCCCTGCCACACGACGCGGTCGCCAAGGTGTTCATCGAGGTGGCAGGCCCCGACGATGAACTGCCTCTGACGGCTCCGGTCGGTGCCGAGATCGTCTGGGTGCATCGTGGTGGTCCCGCGGGAGAGGTCGACGACGATGTCGCCGGCGACAACGCCCCGCTGATCGCGGCCGTGCGGGGTGCCGAGTGGCTCGACGGCGAGCCCCACGTCTTCATCCACGGTGAGGCGCAGGCCGTGATGCACAATCTGCGCGGCTACATCCGCAAGGAGCGCGGCGTCGGGGCGAAGAACGCCTCCATCTCCGGATACTGGCGGCGAGGTCGCACCGAGGAGGGTTTCCGGAAATGGAAGTCCGACCTCCGTGCCGAGGAGGAGGCGTCGGGGGTTTCCGCGTAG
- a CDS encoding saccharopine dehydrogenase family protein: MRILLIGAGGVGDAIAKIAARRDFFDHMVVSDYDEARARRTVGAISEAHGPDVAARFSAATIDAGDIDAVRAAVQDHGATHVMNAVEPRFVPTVFAGAFAGGADYLDMAMSLSRPHPTDPYRQPGVTLGEEQFGAAADWEKAGRLALVGMGVEPGLSDVFARYACDNLFDEVDELGTRDGANLVVRNANGDEIFAPSFSIWTTIEECLNPPVIWEKDVGFFTTPPFSEPEVFEFPDGIGPVECVNVEHEEVLLMPRWCDARRVTFKYGLGEEFIGVLRVLHTLGLDSTEPVAVRSPDGRVNVAPRDVVAAVLPDPASIGPIMTGKTCAGLAVTGTKDGRRRRVYLYHVSDNEWTMRNYGTQCVVWQTALGPVIALELLAKQVWAGSGVLGPEAFPAEPFLELMQADESHGGYGQPWGLREDDPTS, from the coding sequence ATGAGGATCCTGCTGATCGGGGCCGGCGGCGTCGGTGACGCCATAGCGAAGATCGCCGCACGCAGAGACTTCTTCGACCACATGGTGGTCAGCGACTACGACGAGGCACGGGCCCGACGTACCGTCGGGGCGATCAGCGAGGCGCACGGACCGGACGTCGCCGCCCGGTTCAGTGCCGCGACGATCGACGCCGGCGACATCGACGCGGTGCGCGCGGCCGTTCAGGACCATGGGGCGACCCACGTGATGAATGCGGTGGAGCCGAGGTTCGTCCCGACCGTCTTCGCCGGTGCGTTCGCCGGTGGCGCCGACTACCTCGACATGGCGATGAGTCTGTCGCGGCCCCATCCGACCGACCCCTACCGGCAACCCGGTGTCACGCTCGGCGAGGAGCAGTTCGGCGCGGCCGCCGACTGGGAGAAGGCCGGTCGACTGGCGCTCGTCGGGATGGGGGTGGAACCCGGGCTCTCCGACGTCTTCGCCCGCTATGCGTGCGACAACCTGTTCGACGAGGTGGATGAACTCGGCACCCGGGACGGCGCAAACCTGGTGGTGCGCAATGCGAATGGTGACGAGATCTTCGCGCCGTCGTTCAGCATCTGGACCACCATCGAAGAGTGTCTGAATCCGCCGGTGATCTGGGAGAAGGACGTCGGGTTCTTCACGACGCCACCGTTCTCCGAACCGGAGGTGTTCGAGTTCCCGGACGGCATCGGGCCGGTGGAGTGTGTGAACGTCGAGCACGAAGAAGTGCTGCTGATGCCGCGCTGGTGCGACGCCCGCCGGGTCACCTTCAAATACGGGCTGGGGGAGGAGTTCATCGGCGTGCTGCGCGTTCTGCACACCCTCGGACTCGACTCCACCGAACCGGTCGCGGTGCGTTCACCGGACGGTCGGGTGAACGTCGCCCCCCGCGACGTGGTCGCCGCCGTACTGCCCGACCCGGCGTCGATCGGTCCGATCATGACCGGCAAGACCTGCGCCGGACTGGCCGTGACCGGAACCAAGGACGGTAGGCGTCGACGCGTGTACCTCTACCACGTCAGCGACAACGAATGGACGATGCGGAACTACGGCACGCAGTGTGTGGTGTGGCAGACCGCGCTCGGTCCCGTCATCGCCCTCGAGCTGCTCGCCAAGCAGGTCTGGGCGGGCAGCGGAGTCCTCGGGCCGGAGGCGTTTCCCGCCGAGCCGTTCCTCGAACTGATGCAGGCCGACGAGTCGCACGGCGGCTACGGGCAGCCGTGGGGACTCCGTGAAGACGATCCGACGAGCTGA